Proteins from one Terriglobales bacterium genomic window:
- a CDS encoding response regulator produces the protein MVAIVEDDESYRAAVQRFLKSEGFWVESFPSAEDFLNSGRQSETGCLITDIRMPGMSGLDLQAKLNAENHPIPTIFITAHGEEKMRLQAMRGGAVKFLTKPFDCGNLLEGVRAALDMTTAPS, from the coding sequence ATGGTCGCAATTGTTGAAGACGATGAATCTTACCGAGCTGCCGTTCAGCGCTTTCTGAAATCGGAGGGTTTTTGGGTGGAATCATTCCCGTCTGCGGAAGATTTTCTGAACTCTGGCCGACAAAGCGAAACCGGCTGTCTGATAACAGACATCCGCATGCCTGGAATGTCGGGGTTGGATCTGCAGGCCAAGTTAAACGCCGAAAATCATCCGATTCCGACGATCTTCATCACAGCCCACGGCGAGGAGAAGATGCGATTACAGGCAATGCGAGGTGGTGCAGTGAAATTTCTCACAAAACCGTTTGACTGCGGAAATCTACTCGAGGGCGTTCGCGCCGCCCTGGATATGACGACTGCCCCTAGTTAA
- a CDS encoding AAA family ATPase, giving the protein MELSGYEVELLRRDQEFILYRGHSKEVKVPPILLLETVSPHSALETLKKLEHEYSLRSELDTTWALRPITLSQHNERSVLVFEDPGGKPLNQLVDAPMEMKVFLPLAIAIADVVGQLHKRHIIHKDLKPSNILVAPEDGRVWLTGFGIASRLPRERRSLEPPEFISGTLAYMAPEQTGRMNRSIDSRTDLYALGVMLYELLTGSLPFIASDPMEWVHCHIARQPMPPHERSQNVPLTVSAIVMKLLAKTPEDRYQTAYGTKKDLERCLAELENDTSISQFPLGEHDVPDRLLIPEKLYGRASEIDRLIASFDRIVSGARPELVLVSGYAGVGKSSVVNELHKALLPLHALFASGKFDQYKRDIPYATLAQAFQGLIHPLLGKSEAELTPWRDALRKALDQNGQLIVDLVPELKRIIGEQQPVPELSTQDAQRRFHVVFRRFISVFARSEHPLALFLDDLQWLDAATLDLIDDLLSQSDVKHFMLIGAYRDNEVDPTHPLMRKLQAIRQTGAIVHDIVLAPLTRNDLELLIADALRCEPDRATPLAQLIHEKTAGNPFFAIQFIASLAEEGLLAFDHGEGRWSWELNRIHSRGYTDNVVDLIVEKFSRLPAETQNALKLLACLGTSTEFTTLRMLHQESEEEIHRQLWEAVQGGLIFRSEDSYSFLHDRVQEAAYSLITEQSRAEAHLRIGRLLAERTPSEEREARIFEIVTQLNRATHLITSNDERKRIGEFNLIAARRAKLSTAYASALSYLAKGRTLLAEENWDTDYDLIFSLECLTAECELLTADMESAEKRLSMLAARAKSAHDLAVVTRLQLTLYTASDRLERGVEICLEYLRRDGTSWSAHPTDDDVRREYDRIWSLLGDRQIEDLLDLPLVANPDILDVLEVLTELVTPAVFFDKNLCALVVCHLVNLSLEHGNGDGSCFAYVWFGIIAGPRFGRYKDAFRFGQLGHDLLWKRRLKRYEARTCLCFGVVVPWTKHARHSRDLVRHAFDAAYRMGDFTYAAYSFTQLVTNFLVVGDPLAEAQAEAEKGVEFAKSARVGLVVDIVRSDLQLIRTLRGLTNKFGSFNDKEFDEAGFEQHLASNPALADPGFGYWTLKAEARFFAGDYVSAVEASLRAQELLWAAPALLESAAFRFYGALSHAAAWDSASPDARQKHFEALIAHHKQLEIWAEHCPANFENRVALVSAEIARIEGRVLDAEGCYEKAIRSAHTNGFIHNEAVAYELAARFYAARGFDKIADTYLREARYCYVRWGADGKVKQLDYLYPRLKDEDPARGTTSTIVAPAELLDLATVIKVSQAFSGEMVLEKLIERIMRVAIEHAGAERGVLILPRSDELQIEAEATATENDVRVELRHVNSAVLPESLVRYVMRTRQDVILDDASTGNPFSADPYIVQYHARSVICLPLVNQARLTGVIYLENNLTPRVFNSDRITVLKVLASQATISLENTRLYRDLENREAKIRRLIDANILSVVMWTVEGAIVASNDAFLRLVQYEREDVASGRVRWTDLTPTEWREWDERALAQIKQTGSVQPYEKELFRKDGSRVPVLVAGAVFDEGGHEGVGFALDLSQQKRVEEALRRSENYLAEAQKLTQTGSCAIDGTSRETVYWSDEMFRLFGFDPHQGLPMFDQWLQRIHPEDRDKVKLANERTFLNKVNCDVQFRIVKPDGTLTHIHGIGHPLLGPNGELVQVVGTMVDITERRRAEEALREQADLLNLTNDAIFVRDMNLVVIYWNRGAEELYGWTAAEAQGTSSAELLKTVFPVPLERIKAELVSHGRWEGELLRTKKDGTQVVVASRWSLQRDDKGEPTAILETNNDITDRKRAEDARDRLRQLEADLAHINRVSTMGELTASLAHEIKQPIGAAVTNAEVCLRLLNRNQPDVPDALEAAFEMAKDARRAADIIERVRSLFQKGSSRLELFDVNEAIAEMLILLHNEANRHSVMMRTDLAEGLPQVTADRVQLQQVLMNLMLNGIEAMRQNGGELSIKSQLSEDGQLLISISDNGVGLPAERADQIFKAFFTTKPQGTGLGLSITRSIVESHGGRVWAAANSGRGTTFHFTLPIRTAVAA; this is encoded by the coding sequence GTGGAACTCTCAGGGTATGAAGTAGAACTCCTACGCAGGGACCAAGAATTTATCCTGTATCGGGGCCACTCGAAAGAGGTAAAAGTCCCCCCTATCCTCCTACTCGAAACTGTTTCACCTCACTCAGCGCTCGAAACTCTCAAGAAGCTGGAGCACGAATATTCGTTGAGAAGCGAACTGGACACAACATGGGCACTTCGGCCCATAACCTTATCCCAGCACAACGAGCGGAGTGTTCTCGTATTCGAAGATCCCGGGGGTAAACCTCTCAATCAGCTCGTTGACGCGCCGATGGAAATGAAAGTGTTTCTGCCCCTGGCTATCGCTATTGCAGATGTAGTCGGTCAGTTACACAAGCGGCATATCATCCACAAAGACCTGAAGCCCTCGAACATTTTGGTTGCACCTGAAGATGGCCGCGTATGGCTTACGGGTTTCGGGATCGCTTCACGCTTGCCGCGCGAACGCCGGTCCCTCGAACCTCCTGAATTCATTTCGGGAACCCTCGCTTACATGGCACCGGAACAGACGGGACGCATGAATCGTTCGATCGATTCTCGTACCGATCTGTACGCACTCGGTGTCATGCTCTACGAACTGCTCACCGGTAGCCTGCCCTTTATCGCATCGGATCCGATGGAGTGGGTGCATTGCCATATCGCACGACAACCCATGCCGCCTCACGAGCGGTCACAGAATGTACCTCTCACAGTCTCTGCAATCGTAATGAAGTTGCTTGCCAAAACTCCTGAGGACCGTTATCAGACAGCGTACGGTACCAAAAAGGATCTTGAGCGTTGTCTTGCTGAGTTGGAAAACGATACGAGTATCAGTCAATTTCCGCTTGGCGAACATGATGTGCCGGACAGGCTGCTAATTCCGGAGAAGTTGTACGGGCGAGCATCCGAGATCGACCGATTGATTGCATCGTTTGACCGAATCGTATCTGGCGCCAGACCGGAGTTGGTGTTGGTTTCCGGATATGCCGGTGTTGGTAAGTCATCCGTCGTAAATGAGCTTCATAAAGCTCTGCTTCCACTGCACGCACTCTTTGCGTCGGGTAAATTCGATCAGTACAAGCGCGACATCCCCTATGCCACTTTGGCGCAGGCCTTCCAGGGCCTCATTCATCCACTTCTTGGCAAGAGCGAAGCAGAGCTGACCCCATGGCGCGATGCCCTTCGTAAGGCGCTAGATCAGAACGGACAGCTCATTGTTGATCTGGTTCCGGAACTGAAGCGGATTATAGGAGAACAGCAGCCTGTTCCCGAACTTTCGACGCAGGATGCTCAACGTCGGTTCCACGTAGTGTTCCGCCGATTCATCAGCGTTTTTGCCCGCTCGGAACACCCTCTGGCACTTTTTCTCGACGACTTGCAATGGCTCGATGCTGCGACGCTGGATTTGATCGATGATCTGTTGAGCCAGTCCGACGTGAAGCATTTCATGTTGATCGGCGCTTACCGAGACAACGAAGTGGACCCCACACATCCGCTGATGCGCAAGCTGCAAGCGATACGTCAGACCGGAGCAATCGTGCACGATATCGTACTTGCTCCCTTAACTCGCAATGATCTCGAGCTACTGATTGCAGATGCGCTTCGTTGCGAGCCGGATCGTGCTACCCCACTGGCACAACTTATCCATGAGAAGACCGCGGGCAATCCGTTTTTCGCGATTCAGTTCATTGCTTCGCTGGCTGAAGAAGGATTACTCGCCTTCGATCATGGCGAAGGGCGATGGTCTTGGGAACTGAATCGCATTCACTCGAGGGGTTACACCGATAATGTGGTCGACCTAATAGTGGAAAAGTTTAGTCGCCTGCCTGCCGAAACCCAGAACGCATTAAAGCTGCTTGCATGCCTAGGCACCAGCACAGAGTTCACCACGTTGCGCATGCTTCACCAAGAGTCAGAGGAGGAGATCCATCGCCAGCTTTGGGAAGCTGTCCAAGGCGGCCTTATCTTTCGCTCCGAAGATTCCTACTCGTTCCTCCATGATCGCGTTCAGGAAGCCGCCTACTCGTTGATCACAGAACAATCGCGCGCCGAGGCGCACCTCCGAATCGGAAGGCTGCTGGCAGAGAGAACTCCTTCAGAGGAGCGCGAAGCAAGAATTTTCGAGATCGTAACCCAGCTTAATCGCGCCACTCACCTCATTACCTCGAATGACGAGAGAAAGCGTATCGGAGAATTCAACTTGATCGCAGCCAGGCGGGCGAAACTCTCGACCGCCTATGCCTCAGCTCTTTCTTACCTTGCGAAGGGTCGGACGCTACTGGCAGAAGAGAATTGGGACACAGATTACGATCTTATTTTTTCGCTCGAATGCCTGACAGCTGAATGTGAACTACTGACTGCCGATATGGAGTCCGCCGAAAAGCGGCTTTCAATGCTCGCCGCGAGGGCAAAAAGCGCCCATGATTTGGCTGTTGTCACACGTTTGCAGCTTACGCTCTACACGGCGTCGGATCGACTCGAACGTGGCGTAGAGATATGCCTTGAATATCTTCGGCGTGACGGGACGAGCTGGTCGGCTCATCCGACCGACGACGACGTACGACGCGAATACGATCGGATTTGGTCACTGCTCGGCGACCGACAGATCGAGGACCTCCTCGATCTGCCCTTGGTCGCCAACCCCGATATTTTGGACGTTCTAGAGGTTCTGACGGAACTTGTTACGCCTGCAGTGTTCTTCGACAAAAACCTATGCGCACTCGTAGTTTGCCACTTGGTGAATCTTAGTCTCGAGCACGGCAATGGCGATGGGTCATGCTTTGCGTATGTGTGGTTTGGGATCATCGCCGGACCGCGCTTCGGTAGGTACAAAGATGCATTTCGATTTGGTCAGCTCGGCCACGACTTATTGTGGAAGCGCAGGTTGAAGCGTTATGAGGCTCGCACTTGTCTGTGCTTCGGCGTCGTTGTCCCGTGGACAAAACATGCGCGGCACAGCCGCGACCTGGTGCGTCATGCCTTCGATGCCGCTTACAGGATGGGCGATTTTACATATGCGGCATATAGCTTCACGCAGTTGGTCACGAATTTTCTGGTTGTCGGAGATCCCCTTGCCGAGGCGCAAGCGGAAGCGGAGAAAGGAGTCGAGTTTGCTAAGAGCGCACGCGTCGGACTCGTTGTCGATATCGTCAGGTCTGATCTCCAGCTAATCCGGACCCTCCGTGGCTTGACGAATAAATTTGGTTCGTTCAACGACAAAGAGTTCGATGAAGCTGGGTTTGAGCAGCATCTGGCAAGTAATCCCGCTTTAGCGGATCCTGGTTTTGGATATTGGACTCTTAAGGCAGAAGCACGGTTCTTTGCAGGTGACTATGTTTCCGCCGTCGAGGCGTCATTGAGGGCGCAAGAACTGTTGTGGGCAGCACCAGCACTGCTTGAATCAGCAGCATTCCGATTCTATGGTGCGCTTTCACACGCAGCAGCCTGGGATTCCGCATCTCCCGATGCGCGTCAGAAGCATTTCGAAGCTTTAATAGCTCATCACAAACAGCTCGAAATATGGGCGGAGCATTGTCCAGCGAATTTTGAAAACCGTGTGGCGCTGGTCAGTGCCGAAATCGCACGAATAGAAGGCCGGGTGCTCGATGCCGAAGGCTGTTACGAAAAAGCCATCCGCTCCGCGCACACAAACGGATTCATTCACAACGAGGCCGTTGCCTACGAGCTTGCTGCCCGCTTCTACGCGGCACGAGGCTTCGACAAGATCGCGGATACGTATTTGCGGGAAGCCCGGTATTGCTACGTCCGTTGGGGAGCTGACGGCAAAGTAAAGCAACTCGACTATCTCTATCCCCGCCTTAAAGACGAGGACCCTGCTCGGGGCACAACGAGCACGATTGTGGCACCGGCCGAACTCCTGGATCTAGCGACCGTAATCAAAGTCTCGCAAGCATTCTCAGGCGAGATGGTTTTGGAAAAACTGATCGAGAGGATCATGCGTGTGGCCATCGAGCATGCGGGCGCTGAACGCGGTGTCCTGATCCTTCCCCGATCTGATGAATTGCAGATAGAGGCGGAGGCCACGGCTACGGAAAACGACGTCAGAGTGGAACTCCGACATGTCAACTCAGCCGTGTTGCCCGAGTCCCTCGTTCGCTACGTAATGCGCACTCGCCAGGACGTGATTCTCGACGATGCCAGTACAGGGAACCCGTTTTCGGCGGATCCGTACATTGTTCAGTATCACGCACGTTCCGTTATCTGTTTGCCGTTGGTTAACCAGGCCAGGCTCACCGGAGTCATTTACCTTGAAAACAACCTGACTCCCCGCGTTTTCAATTCCGACCGGATCACTGTTCTGAAGGTGCTTGCGTCGCAAGCGACCATCTCGCTCGAAAATACGCGACTCTACCGCGATCTCGAAAACCGTGAAGCGAAGATTCGGCGTCTAATCGACGCCAATATTCTGTCAGTCGTTATGTGGACTGTTGAGGGTGCCATCGTCGCGTCCAATGATGCCTTTCTACGCCTGGTGCAATACGAGCGTGAAGATGTCGCCTCGGGTCGCGTACGCTGGACTGATTTGACCCCAACGGAATGGCGTGAGTGGGATGAACGCGCTTTGGCACAAATAAAGCAGACTGGCTCCGTACAGCCTTATGAGAAGGAATTGTTCCGGAAAGACGGCAGCCGCGTGCCCGTGCTGGTCGCAGGGGCGGTGTTCGACGAAGGCGGCCACGAGGGTGTTGGTTTCGCGCTTGATTTAAGCCAACAAAAGCGGGTCGAGGAGGCATTGCGCCGAAGCGAGAATTACCTTGCCGAAGCGCAGAAGCTGACCCAAACAGGCAGTTGTGCCATTGATGGCACAAGTCGCGAGACGGTGTACTGGTCCGACGAAATGTTCCGACTTTTCGGCTTTGATCCACACCAGGGCTTACCAATGTTTGACCAATGGTTGCAGCGAATACACCCAGAAGACCGCGATAAGGTGAAGCTGGCGAATGAAAGGACGTTCCTCAATAAAGTAAATTGCGACGTCCAGTTCAGGATCGTGAAACCCGATGGAACACTCACGCATATTCATGGCATCGGCCATCCACTTTTGGGTCCCAATGGAGAGCTTGTTCAAGTGGTCGGCACGATGGTCGATATCACGGAGCGCAGGCGTGCCGAAGAAGCTCTGCGAGAACAAGCTGATCTCCTGAACTTGACGAATGACGCAATTTTCGTTCGCGACATGAATTTGGTCGTCATTTACTGGAATCGTGGAGCAGAGGAATTGTACGGGTGGACTGCTGCAGAAGCCCAAGGCACGAGTAGTGCTGAGTTGCTGAAAACAGTATTCCCGGTGCCGCTTGAACGGATCAAGGCGGAGTTGGTGAGCCATGGCCGCTGGGAAGGCGAGCTCTTGCGCACCAAAAAGGACGGAACTCAGGTGGTCGTGGCGAGCCGGTGGTCCTTGCAGCGCGACGACAAGGGCGAGCCAACAGCCATTCTGGAAACCAACAACGACATTACGGACCGCAAGCGCGCGGAAGACGCGCGCGACAGGCTACGACAGCTAGAGGCGGATCTCGCGCATATCAACCGCGTGAGCACGATGGGAGAATTGACCGCCTCGTTGGCACACGAAATCAAACAACCAATTGGCGCGGCGGTAACCAACGCTGAAGTGTGCTTACGATTGCTTAATCGCAATCAGCCCGATGTTCCGGACGCGCTCGAAGCTGCTTTTGAGATGGCTAAGGACGCGAGGCGCGCAGCCGATATCATCGAACGTGTCCGTTCGTTGTTCCAGAAAGGTTCTTCGCGACTGGAACTTTTTGATGTGAACGAAGCCATTGCGGAGATGTTGATTTTGTTGCACAACGAGGCGAATCGACATTCAGTTATGATGCGCACGGATCTCGCCGAAGGACTCCCTCAAGTGACGGCAGATCGGGTGCAGTTGCAACAGGTATTGATGAACCTCATGCTCAATGGTATTGAGGCGATGAGGCAAAACGGCGGCGAGCTAAGCATCAAGTCGCAGTTGAGTGAAGATGGTCAACTGCTGATCTCGATAAGTGATAATGGCGTGGGTTTGCCTGCCGAAAGAGCAGATCAGATATTCAAGGCATTTTTTACTACCAAGCCTCAAGGCACAGGTCTGGGATTATCGATCACTCGTTCCATTGTGGAATCGCATGGTGGGCGCGTGTGGGCCGCCGCGAACTCTGGACGAGGCACAACGTTTCACTTTACGCTGCCCATCAGAACGGCTGTCGCCGCATGA
- a CDS encoding FUSC family protein has protein sequence MAAVPQTLPVPPMGPLSWLKDFLKEELTPSPGRVALVARMTIAATLVMFLTLILHIPYGAYGAIYGLTISRENSRATMRDFETIIIAFAFSVVYVLIGALFFLQDPNLRLLWVIGTMFVMFFSLSAMTNYTAAARFGYLLIIMIPLWDRNISTELKVEGSLWAFGATALGSLITVLIELVYSQLNSEDDLLHPIAERLAAVKEMLCSYAASRPLTEESKNQVTRYAMLGTSTLRRTLQRSGYSPHYREQMGAMVALVGRLVDLAASATPLIIELGDEDKEQISIMAAKMASIRRDLLEGRMPPPFEVQSDIDRSHSLPLLSEIQQTIALIPEAFRGSTSLRAYDPAPSRGDQLLRIFTADAFSNREHIKFGLKGCLAATLCYLLYNVKDWQGISTSVATCFLTALSTIGSSRQKQMLRIAGAAVGGVMGIGAQVFILPHLDSIGGFTIVFVSCTLVAAWFATASPRLSYFGVQIAVAFYLINLTDFAVQTSLEPARDRVVGILLGLFMMWLVFDQLWGMSAGMAMKTNFVATFRLLAQFSREPTSGKLKAAIERSYELRDAINSKFDEVRAQADAVVFEFAPSRHSDLALRRRIRALSPQLRLLFVIRITLLKYRLHLAGFELPPFIEAAQVTLDNRLAAALDGIADRLEGHPSAQKQDLAASYIDLERTTESIPELQLKSHVRSFLLLSNQIVSLADSLDRAI, from the coding sequence ATGGCTGCTGTTCCTCAAACTCTGCCTGTGCCCCCAATGGGTCCGCTATCTTGGCTTAAGGACTTTCTTAAAGAGGAACTCACGCCTTCTCCAGGCAGGGTTGCACTTGTGGCACGCATGACCATCGCCGCCACACTGGTCATGTTTCTCACCTTGATTTTGCACATTCCGTATGGAGCTTATGGCGCTATCTATGGGCTGACCATCTCCCGTGAAAATTCGCGAGCAACCATGAGAGATTTTGAGACGATCATCATCGCGTTTGCGTTCTCGGTTGTTTATGTTCTGATCGGAGCGTTGTTCTTTCTGCAGGATCCGAACTTACGACTGCTCTGGGTGATCGGAACCATGTTCGTCATGTTCTTTTCACTCAGTGCAATGACGAATTACACTGCAGCCGCACGCTTTGGGTATCTACTCATCATCATGATCCCATTATGGGATCGCAACATTTCGACAGAGCTCAAAGTGGAAGGAAGTCTATGGGCCTTCGGCGCAACTGCCCTCGGCAGTTTGATCACAGTCCTCATCGAGCTTGTATATAGCCAACTGAATTCAGAGGACGATCTTCTTCACCCGATTGCAGAGAGATTGGCTGCGGTTAAAGAGATGCTTTGTTCCTATGCTGCATCGCGTCCCCTCACTGAAGAGTCGAAGAACCAGGTCACCCGTTATGCCATGCTGGGAACCTCAACGCTTCGCCGCACTTTGCAGCGGTCTGGATATTCACCGCATTACCGAGAACAAATGGGAGCTATGGTTGCATTGGTCGGAAGGCTTGTGGACCTTGCTGCCAGTGCGACACCGCTCATCATCGAACTTGGCGATGAAGATAAAGAGCAAATCTCTATCATGGCTGCAAAAATGGCTAGCATCCGTCGCGATCTGCTGGAAGGAAGGATGCCCCCACCCTTTGAAGTCCAAAGCGACATTGACAGGTCGCATTCTCTGCCCCTTTTGAGCGAAATACAACAAACCATCGCACTCATTCCGGAGGCCTTCAGAGGTTCGACTTCGTTGCGAGCCTACGATCCGGCGCCATCACGCGGCGATCAACTTCTAAGGATCTTTACTGCGGATGCTTTCTCCAACCGGGAACACATTAAGTTCGGATTGAAGGGATGCCTCGCGGCCACTCTTTGCTACCTCCTGTACAACGTAAAGGACTGGCAAGGGATCAGCACCTCGGTTGCAACGTGTTTTCTTACGGCGCTAAGCACAATTGGATCATCTCGGCAAAAGCAAATGTTGCGCATTGCGGGCGCGGCAGTTGGCGGCGTGATGGGGATCGGTGCGCAAGTATTCATTCTGCCCCACCTCGATTCCATCGGCGGGTTCACGATCGTATTCGTTTCCTGCACGCTTGTGGCTGCCTGGTTTGCGACCGCTAGTCCACGTCTGTCGTATTTTGGAGTTCAAATCGCAGTTGCTTTCTATTTGATCAACCTTACCGATTTTGCAGTGCAAACCTCACTTGAGCCGGCGCGGGATCGCGTTGTAGGCATTCTGCTCGGGCTATTCATGATGTGGCTTGTTTTCGACCAGCTATGGGGAATGTCTGCAGGAATGGCAATGAAGACGAACTTCGTAGCGACATTCCGACTGCTGGCGCAGTTTTCAAGAGAGCCAACTTCCGGGAAGTTGAAAGCTGCCATCGAACGTAGTTATGAGCTTCGCGACGCGATCAACAGCAAGTTCGATGAGGTGCGGGCTCAGGCTGATGCGGTTGTCTTCGAATTTGCCCCCTCGCGGCACAGCGATCTTGCATTACGACGGCGGATCCGCGCTTTGAGTCCACAGCTACGCCTGCTCTTCGTTATACGAATCACGCTGCTGAAGTACCGTCTCCACTTAGCCGGCTTTGAGTTGCCGCCATTTATTGAGGCAGCACAGGTGACGCTTGACAACCGCTTGGCTGCGGCACTGGACGGAATCGCCGATCGCCTGGAAGGTCATCCATCGGCGCAAAAACAGGACCTGGCAGCTTCCTACATTGATCTAGAACGGACGACTGAATCGATACCAGAACTCCAGCTCAAATCACATGTACGGAGCTTTCTTCTTCTCTCTAATCAAATCGTAAGCTTGGCAGACTCATTGGATCGGGCGATTTGA
- a CDS encoding sigma 54-interacting transcriptional regulator codes for MGSFGTPRSRDREDRDPQFDQVVGSSPALESVLAEVERVAPTDSTVLVLGETGTGKELIARAIHNLSPRCGRPFVKLNCAAIPFDLLESELFGHEKGAFTGAIAQKIGRFEMADQGTLFLDEIGDIPLALQPKLLRVLQEQEFERLGSCRTHRVNVRLVAATHRDLAEMVRRKEFRSDLYYRLNIFPVSLPPLRERREDIAQLVSHFVGVFSSRMGKRIDHVPQETMNAFISYSWPGNVRELQNLVERAVIRSENGALANPLPTSQKSALALVPGERTLRDSERALILKALRAAGGMIGGPGGAAASLGLKRTSLISKMKRLGIYHPRRQRGIDALSQQLSGSGSIADSTWSESARDLTGT; via the coding sequence GTGGGCTCCTTCGGCACACCACGGTCTCGTGATCGAGAGGATCGAGATCCCCAATTTGACCAAGTCGTCGGCAGCAGCCCTGCTCTGGAATCTGTGTTAGCCGAAGTGGAGCGTGTAGCGCCTACTGATTCCACCGTACTGGTTCTTGGAGAGACTGGAACGGGCAAGGAATTAATTGCCCGCGCTATTCACAATCTCAGCCCACGCTGCGGGCGCCCATTCGTGAAGCTGAACTGCGCTGCCATCCCTTTTGATCTCTTGGAAAGCGAACTCTTTGGTCACGAGAAGGGAGCCTTTACCGGAGCCATCGCACAGAAAATTGGCCGCTTCGAAATGGCCGATCAAGGTACGTTGTTCCTGGATGAAATTGGAGATATCCCGCTGGCGCTGCAGCCGAAGCTGCTGCGGGTTCTGCAGGAACAGGAGTTCGAACGCTTGGGGTCCTGCCGAACGCACCGTGTAAATGTTCGTTTGGTCGCGGCCACGCATCGCGATCTTGCCGAGATGGTCAGGCGGAAGGAATTCCGCAGCGATCTCTACTACCGCCTTAACATCTTCCCTGTGTCGCTGCCACCCTTAAGGGAGCGCCGCGAGGACATTGCGCAGTTGGTCTCACATTTCGTCGGAGTCTTTTCAAGCCGAATGGGAAAACGCATCGATCACGTACCGCAGGAAACGATGAATGCGTTCATCTCGTATTCCTGGCCTGGGAACGTGCGGGAACTTCAGAATCTGGTGGAACGAGCGGTCATCCGTTCGGAGAACGGAGCACTGGCGAATCCTCTGCCAACGTCACAGAAGAGTGCACTGGCGTTGGTTCCGGGAGAACGGACTTTACGTGATTCCGAACGCGCTCTGATCTTGAAGGCTTTGCGTGCGGCAGGCGGAATGATCGGAGGGCCTGGCGGCGCTGCCGCAAGCCTGGGGCTCAAACGCACGTCGCTCATTTCCAAAATGAAACGCCTCGGAATCTATCACCCCCGGCGCCAAAGAGGGATAGATGCACTCAGCCAACAGCTGTCAGGATCAGGCTCAATTGCGGACAGTACTTGGTCAGAGTCTGCCCGAGATCTCACAGGAACGTAA
- a CDS encoding response regulator transcription factor, producing the protein MTSPDEATVFIIDDDARMRAATLRLLKTVGLHSESFASPQDFLRHKLPNGPSCLVLDVRLPGISGLDLQRKLNEMGVHIPIIFITGHGDIPMTVKAMKSGAVEFLTKPFRDQDLLDAIQQALQRDAKERQQQTEIAELKERYAKLTAREREVMGLIVSGMLTKQIASTLGTSEITATVHRGQVMHKMQANSPAELGRIAEKLKLPITS; encoded by the coding sequence ATGACTTCTCCTGATGAAGCTACCGTTTTCATCATCGATGATGATGCCCGAATGCGCGCCGCGACACTGCGACTCTTGAAGACCGTAGGTTTGCATTCTGAGTCGTTCGCTAGTCCGCAAGATTTTCTACGTCACAAGCTTCCAAATGGTCCCAGTTGCCTCGTCTTAGATGTGCGCCTTCCGGGAATCAGTGGACTGGATCTTCAACGCAAGTTAAACGAGATGGGAGTCCACATCCCCATCATTTTCATCACTGGCCACGGAGACATCCCGATGACTGTGAAAGCGATGAAGTCCGGGGCGGTGGAATTTCTGACGAAGCCATTTCGGGATCAAGATCTCTTAGATGCAATTCAACAAGCTCTCCAGCGCGACGCAAAAGAACGACAACAGCAGACTGAAATTGCGGAGCTGAAGGAACGGTACGCCAAGTTGACTGCTCGCGAGCGCGAGGTGATGGGCCTCATCGTTTCCGGCATGCTTACCAAGCAGATTGCATCCACCCTCGGCACAAGCGAAATCACCGCAACTGTTCATCGCGGGCAAGTGATGCATAAAATGCAGGCTAACTCCCCGGCTGAGCTAGGAAGAATTGCAGAGAAACTTAAGCTTCCGATAACGAGCTAG